From a single Alkalihalophilus pseudofirmus genomic region:
- the cobA gene encoding uroporphyrinogen-III C-methyltransferase, which yields MNNGGYVYLVGAGPGDLQLMTLKARRCVEMADVVLYDRLVNPLLLEWTKPDCEHIYCGKLPKRHLLRQEAINEKLVQYGTEGKIVVRLKGGDPSVFGRVGEEAHALDEAGVPYEIVPGITAGIGAATYAGIPVTHRNHSASFTVVTGHDKSEKGEPLIDWQALARGSDTIAFYMGVKNLGYIANQLTLHGKPKETPVILIQWGTLGSQKTVSGTLETIAEEVSKSNLTNPAITLVGDVANIRKEPSWFERKPLFGQHILLGRTSGSQGAIAHELEELGAEVFEFPRMYSRTAEKPQADFRDFDQIVFLSPESVEIFFNWLRADKVDLRDIRAAFHVRSKKSERALEKYGCFTSELSKVKDGCSKVLLLGNAHSANDKILLTDTWGPHEYVITHHDLVVSSTDVTCERLKDEGRIQTIVFPSAQSVQTVSDRFMKMGWSIEEINETVKVICFGSMSEKAALSAGYKVDVVLESPTKEALIKALIQSNITEVVK from the coding sequence ATGAACAATGGAGGGTATGTGTATTTAGTTGGGGCAGGTCCTGGGGATTTGCAGCTCATGACATTGAAAGCTAGAAGATGTGTTGAGATGGCAGATGTTGTTCTCTACGACCGGCTGGTGAATCCATTATTGCTTGAATGGACGAAGCCGGACTGTGAGCATATTTATTGCGGGAAGTTACCTAAGCGGCACTTATTGAGACAAGAGGCCATAAATGAAAAGCTCGTTCAGTATGGGACTGAAGGCAAAATTGTCGTCAGGCTTAAAGGCGGTGACCCAAGTGTGTTTGGTCGAGTGGGGGAAGAGGCTCATGCTTTAGATGAAGCTGGCGTTCCTTATGAAATCGTTCCGGGGATCACAGCTGGAATTGGAGCGGCAACATATGCTGGTATTCCTGTGACGCATCGGAATCACAGTGCATCGTTTACCGTCGTAACGGGCCATGACAAGTCTGAAAAAGGAGAGCCTTTAATCGACTGGCAAGCACTTGCAAGAGGGAGCGATACAATTGCCTTTTATATGGGAGTGAAAAACCTCGGTTATATAGCTAATCAACTAACTCTGCACGGTAAGCCAAAAGAAACACCTGTTATTTTGATTCAATGGGGAACGTTAGGCAGTCAAAAAACCGTGAGCGGGACACTTGAAACGATTGCAGAAGAAGTAAGCAAATCAAACTTGACGAACCCTGCGATCACTTTAGTTGGTGATGTGGCCAACATAAGAAAAGAACCAAGCTGGTTTGAGCGTAAACCACTATTTGGTCAACATATCTTATTAGGCAGAACTTCAGGAAGCCAAGGTGCGATTGCTCATGAGTTAGAAGAACTAGGAGCTGAAGTATTCGAATTTCCACGTATGTATTCTAGGACAGCTGAAAAACCGCAAGCAGATTTTAGGGACTTTGATCAAATTGTCTTTTTATCGCCTGAAAGTGTTGAAATCTTTTTTAATTGGTTGAGAGCAGATAAGGTGGATCTACGGGATATAAGGGCTGCATTTCATGTGCGGTCAAAAAAATCAGAGAGGGCTTTAGAGAAGTACGGTTGTTTTACAAGTGAATTATCTAAGGTAAAGGATGGGTGTTCTAAGGTTCTGTTGCTAGGGAATGCACATTCAGCAAATGACAAAATCTTATTAACTGACACATGGGGTCCACACGAATATGTTATTACCCATCACGATTTGGTTGTCTCGTCTACAGATGTTACCTGTGAAAGACTAAAAGATGAAGGGCGTATTCAAACCATTGTCTTCCCAAGTGCTCAGTCTGTACAAACCGTCAGCGATCGGTTTATGAAAATGGGCTGGAGCATAGAGGAGATTAACGAAACAGTCAAAGTGATTTGTTTTGGTTCAATGTCAGAGAAGGCAGCTCTTTCTGCTGGTTATAAAGTAGATGTCGTGTTAGAATCTCCTACAAAAGAAGCACTCATTAAAGCTCTAATACAATCGAACATAACAGAGGTGGTTAAATAG
- a CDS encoding MerR family transcriptional regulator codes for MSYKDKKVITIGIVSELTGLSERKIRYYEERKLIYPERTKGGTRKYSFIDVERLIDIANKMEDGMQTFEIRRQEQKMMKKKEVRDKMLRGQLNAAFNIRK; via the coding sequence ATGTCTTATAAAGATAAGAAAGTGATTACAATTGGGATAGTAAGTGAACTAACTGGATTAAGCGAGAGGAAGATCCGCTATTATGAAGAAAGAAAATTAATTTACCCTGAAAGAACAAAAGGTGGTACACGCAAGTATTCATTTATAGATGTCGAACGCCTAATTGACATTGCAAATAAAATGGAAGATGGGATGCAGACGTTCGAAATAAGAAGACAAGAACAAAAGATGATGAAGAAGAAAGAAGTTCGCGACAAAATGCTTCGTGGTCAATTAAATGCAGCGTTTAATATAAGAAAATAA